From the Ruania alkalisoli genome, one window contains:
- a CDS encoding phosphoketolase family protein, protein MSTHVGPDNARLRQVDRWWRAANYLSLGQIYLLDNPLLRQPLAPEHIKPRLLGHWGTTPGLNFLYAHLNRVISERHQQALYITGPGHGGPGMVANAYLDGTYSQIYSHITGDEDGLRRLMRQFSFPGGIPSHAAPETPGSIHEGGELGYALSHAYGAAFDNPDLLVAAVIGDGEAETGALATSWHSNKFLNPHTDGVVLPILHLNGYKIANPTVLARIPEEELTALLRGYGHTPYVFTGGFDDEDPVSTHERFAALLDEVLDHIARIKSEAEAGSTERPAWPAIVLRTPKGWTCPATVDGKVTEDSWRSHQVPISAPRDNPEHLELLQDWLHSYRPEDLFDDAGRVAEDITALAPQGPMRMSDTPYANGGLLLRDLVLPDIADHAVDVPDPGATHGAATTTLGEYLREVIRLNPETFRLFGPDEVASNRLQAVYEVTGKQWNAEYLRPEVDDHLARAGRVMEMLSEHQCQGWLEGYLLTGRHGIFTSYEAFVHIVDSMFNQHAKWLETTNQIPWRRPIASLNYLLSSHVWRQDHNGFTHQDPGFLDVVMNKKAELVRVYLPPDANTLLCTYDHCLRSRQLVNVVVAGKQPGPQFLPLEEAQAHCARGLGIWEWAGAEVAGEDPDVVLACAGDVPTLETLAAADLLRQDLPELRVRVVNVVDLMRLQDAAEHPHGLTDREFDQVFTTDAPVIFAFHGYPWLIHRLTYRRTGHPNIHVRGYKEEGTTTTPFDMVMLNDLDRYHLVMDVIDRVTSLGSRAAGLRQQMADARLRARQYTRDHGQDIPEVAEWVWPG, encoded by the coding sequence ATGAGCACGCACGTGGGCCCAGACAACGCCAGGCTGCGACAGGTCGACCGGTGGTGGCGCGCAGCGAACTACCTCTCGCTGGGCCAGATCTACCTGCTCGACAACCCACTGCTGCGGCAGCCGCTGGCACCTGAGCACATCAAACCGCGGCTCCTGGGCCACTGGGGCACCACCCCGGGTCTGAACTTCCTCTACGCGCATCTGAATCGGGTGATCAGCGAGCGGCACCAGCAGGCGCTGTACATCACCGGCCCAGGACATGGTGGCCCGGGGATGGTGGCGAACGCCTATCTGGACGGCACCTACTCGCAGATCTACTCCCACATCACCGGCGACGAGGACGGTCTGCGCCGGTTGATGCGCCAGTTCTCCTTCCCCGGCGGGATCCCCAGCCATGCGGCGCCCGAGACGCCGGGTTCGATCCACGAGGGCGGGGAACTCGGGTACGCGCTCTCGCACGCCTACGGCGCCGCATTCGACAACCCGGACCTGCTCGTGGCGGCGGTGATCGGTGATGGCGAGGCCGAGACCGGTGCACTCGCCACCAGCTGGCACTCCAACAAGTTCCTCAACCCTCACACCGACGGCGTCGTGCTGCCGATCCTGCATCTCAACGGCTACAAGATCGCCAACCCGACGGTGCTCGCCCGGATCCCGGAAGAGGAGTTGACGGCGCTGTTGCGCGGGTACGGGCACACCCCGTACGTGTTCACCGGCGGGTTCGACGACGAAGACCCGGTGAGTACTCACGAGCGATTCGCGGCTCTGCTCGACGAGGTGCTCGACCACATCGCCCGGATCAAGTCCGAAGCAGAGGCCGGCTCCACAGAACGACCCGCGTGGCCGGCGATCGTGCTACGCACCCCCAAGGGCTGGACCTGCCCGGCCACGGTCGACGGGAAGGTGACGGAGGACTCCTGGCGATCACACCAGGTGCCGATCTCCGCGCCTCGGGATAATCCGGAGCACCTGGAGCTGCTGCAGGACTGGCTGCACTCCTACCGGCCCGAGGACCTGTTCGACGACGCCGGTCGGGTAGCCGAGGACATCACCGCACTCGCTCCACAAGGGCCGATGCGCATGAGCGACACCCCCTACGCAAACGGTGGCCTGCTGCTTCGCGACCTGGTGCTGCCGGACATCGCCGATCACGCCGTCGACGTCCCCGATCCGGGCGCTACGCACGGTGCGGCTACCACCACCCTCGGGGAGTACTTGCGCGAGGTGATCCGACTCAACCCGGAGACTTTCCGCCTCTTCGGGCCGGACGAGGTGGCCTCGAACCGGCTGCAGGCGGTCTACGAGGTGACCGGCAAGCAGTGGAATGCCGAGTACCTGCGCCCGGAGGTGGACGACCACCTCGCTCGCGCCGGGCGGGTGATGGAGATGCTGTCCGAGCACCAGTGCCAGGGATGGCTCGAGGGCTACCTGCTCACCGGCCGGCACGGCATCTTCACCAGCTACGAAGCGTTCGTGCACATCGTGGACTCGATGTTCAACCAGCACGCCAAGTGGCTGGAGACCACGAACCAGATCCCGTGGCGGCGACCGATCGCGAGCCTGAACTACCTGCTCTCCAGCCACGTGTGGCGCCAGGACCACAACGGCTTCACCCATCAGGATCCGGGCTTCCTCGACGTGGTGATGAACAAGAAGGCCGAGTTAGTGCGGGTGTACCTGCCACCGGATGCGAACACCCTGTTGTGCACCTACGACCATTGCTTGCGTTCCCGGCAGCTGGTGAACGTCGTCGTTGCCGGGAAGCAGCCCGGGCCGCAGTTTCTCCCATTGGAGGAGGCACAGGCGCACTGCGCACGCGGGCTGGGCATCTGGGAGTGGGCGGGTGCCGAGGTCGCAGGCGAGGACCCGGATGTGGTGCTCGCGTGCGCGGGGGACGTACCGACTCTGGAGACACTCGCCGCGGCAGACCTGTTGCGCCAGGACCTGCCCGAGTTGCGGGTGCGGGTGGTGAACGTGGTGGACCTGATGCGGCTGCAGGACGCCGCAGAGCATCCCCATGGCTTGACCGACCGCGAGTTCGACCAGGTGTTCACCACTGATGCGCCGGTCATCTTCGCCTTCCACGGGTACCCGTGGCTCATCCACCGGCTCACCTACCGCCGGACCGGGCATCCGAACATCCACGTGCGCGGCTACAAGGAGGAGGGCACCACCACCACGCCGTTCGACATGGTGATGCTCAACGACCTCGACCGGTACCACCTGGTGATGGACGTGATCGACCGGGTGACCTCGCTCGGCTCACGGGCCGCTGGGCTGCGTCAGCAGATGGCGGACGCGCGGCTACGGGCACGCCAGTACACCCGCGATCATGGGCAGGACATCCCCGAGGTGGCGGAGTGGGTGTGGCCGGGCTGA
- a CDS encoding ATP-binding cassette domain-containing protein, producing the protein MPPTDLAVEARGLTKRYGPTVALDGVDLAVPRGTVHGLLGPNGAGKTTTVRILTTLTRLDEGRATVSGHDVKTSARLVRRAIGLTGQQTAVDDLLTARQNLTMFGRLFRLDKRSATRRADELLEQFSLAEAANRAPKKFSGGMRRRLDLAASMILAPQVLFLDEPTTGLDPAGRREVWHAIRQLAAQGTTVLLTTHYLDEADQLCDRISVVDHGRNLVEDTPAGLKRRIGDERLELTVADPADLDQAVELVQRVTELVADTTPGGSTLSVPVPDGVRALTDVASEIRAAGLDLADIALRRPTLDEAFLQLTGDQAVLTGPTEETS; encoded by the coding sequence ATGCCACCAACCGACCTGGCGGTCGAAGCGCGAGGCCTGACCAAGCGCTACGGCCCTACCGTCGCTCTCGACGGCGTCGATCTCGCCGTCCCGCGCGGCACCGTGCACGGGCTGCTCGGCCCGAACGGCGCAGGCAAGACCACGACCGTGCGCATCCTGACCACGCTGACCCGCCTGGACGAAGGCCGGGCCACAGTGTCCGGTCACGACGTCAAGACCTCAGCACGCCTGGTCCGGCGGGCCATCGGCCTGACAGGCCAGCAGACGGCAGTCGACGATCTGCTGACCGCCCGGCAGAACCTCACCATGTTCGGGCGCCTGTTCCGGCTCGACAAGCGATCGGCCACGCGACGTGCGGACGAGCTGCTCGAGCAGTTCAGCCTGGCCGAGGCCGCGAACCGGGCGCCGAAGAAGTTCTCCGGCGGGATGCGCCGCCGCCTCGATCTGGCGGCCTCGATGATCCTCGCACCGCAGGTGCTGTTCCTCGACGAACCGACCACCGGGCTGGACCCGGCCGGACGGCGCGAGGTGTGGCACGCGATCCGACAGCTCGCGGCCCAGGGCACCACAGTGCTGCTGACCACCCATTACCTCGACGAGGCCGACCAGCTCTGTGACCGGATCAGCGTGGTCGACCACGGCCGCAATCTCGTCGAGGACACCCCGGCGGGACTCAAGCGCCGCATCGGCGACGAGCGGCTCGAACTGACCGTGGCCGACCCCGCCGACCTCGATCAGGCGGTGGAGCTCGTGCAGCGCGTCACCGAGCTCGTGGCGGACACGACACCCGGCGGCAGCACCCTGAGCGTGCCGGTACCCGACGGCGTGCGCGCCCTGACCGACGTGGCCTCCGAGATCCGGGCGGCCGGCCTCGACCTGGCCGACATCGCGCTCCGCCGCCCGACCCTCGACGAAGCCTTCCTCCAGCTGACGGGCGACCAGGCCGTGCTGACCGGACCGACTGAGGAGACCTCATGA
- a CDS encoding NAD(P)/FAD-dependent oxidoreductase produces the protein MPGLVFIGAGLATATAVTALREAGDTRPLTIVGDEGELPYERPGLSKGVLLGDDPVDSLYVHDADWYAAHDVSTILDDAAVSLDPRAHTVRLTSGEVLDYDDVVVATGAAARRPSIPGVDLPGVLTLRRIPESTALRAAFTPDRSVVIVGAGWIGLEVAAAARTAGASVTVLESADVPLRAALGPELGAHFAQLHRDHGVDLRTGVAVQAIEGEETVTGVDVDGQTIPADLVVLGVGATPNIELAQAAGLELENGVVVDEQLRAAAHVYAIGDVAAARNAAMGTTLRVEHWDNAKRQGVLLAEVLTGSGARYDWAPYFFTDQYDLGMEYVGHSAPDDEVVLRGAPESGEFLAFWTRDGALTAAMNVNIWDVSDDLRALLGRSIAPARLVDESIPLTEL, from the coding sequence ATGCCCGGACTGGTGTTCATCGGAGCAGGACTCGCCACCGCCACAGCGGTCACGGCGTTGCGGGAGGCTGGTGACACCCGGCCGCTGACCATCGTCGGCGACGAGGGCGAGCTGCCGTACGAACGCCCCGGGCTGTCGAAAGGTGTCCTCCTCGGCGACGATCCGGTGGACTCGCTCTACGTGCACGACGCCGACTGGTACGCCGCGCACGACGTGAGCACGATCCTCGACGACGCCGCTGTTTCTCTCGACCCGAGGGCCCACACCGTCCGGCTCACCTCGGGTGAGGTTCTCGACTACGACGACGTCGTCGTCGCCACCGGCGCCGCGGCGCGCCGGCCATCGATCCCGGGCGTTGACCTTCCCGGTGTGCTCACCTTGCGTCGCATCCCTGAGTCGACTGCGCTGCGTGCGGCCTTCACGCCGGATCGCTCGGTGGTGATCGTCGGGGCTGGATGGATCGGCCTGGAGGTCGCCGCTGCGGCCCGGACAGCCGGTGCGTCCGTGACCGTCCTGGAGTCCGCCGACGTCCCGCTGCGAGCTGCGCTCGGCCCTGAGCTCGGCGCCCACTTCGCCCAGCTGCACCGTGATCACGGTGTCGATCTGCGCACGGGTGTGGCCGTGCAAGCTATCGAAGGCGAGGAGACGGTCACCGGCGTCGACGTCGACGGGCAGACGATCCCGGCAGACCTGGTGGTGCTCGGTGTCGGCGCCACCCCGAACATCGAGCTGGCTCAGGCCGCGGGACTGGAGCTCGAGAACGGTGTCGTCGTGGACGAGCAGCTGCGAGCGGCTGCGCACGTCTACGCGATCGGCGATGTCGCCGCCGCCCGGAATGCCGCCATGGGCACCACGCTCCGGGTGGAGCACTGGGACAACGCCAAGCGTCAGGGGGTGCTCCTCGCCGAGGTGCTCACCGGCTCCGGCGCCCGCTACGACTGGGCTCCCTACTTCTTCACCGACCAATACGACCTCGGGATGGAGTACGTCGGCCACAGTGCTCCCGATGACGAGGTGGTGCTGCGTGGTGCCCCGGAATCGGGGGAGTTCCTCGCGTTCTGGACTCGCGACGGCGCGCTCACGGCGGCCATGAACGTCAACATCTGGGACGTCTCGGACGATCTGCGCGCGCTGCTTGGGCGCTCGATCGCCCCGGCCCGCCTGGTCGACGAGTCGATCCCGCTCACCGAGCTGTGA
- a CDS encoding DNA polymerase III subunit delta': protein MSVWTELVGQDRAVEVLSAAASEPAAMTHAWLITGPPGSGRSVAARAFAAALQDPHDSDGSSHEVRTALAGTHADVTVFATEKVQISIAEARELVGLAQRSPSQGRWRVIIVEDADRMTERTANVLLKAIEEPPPRTVWILCAPSPMDVLVTIRSRCRPVNLRVPPAEAVADLLVRRDGIDPELALTCARAAQSHIGMARRLATHPDARAYREKVLAVPTSIRGVGDAVLAAQTLVEDATEQSKLATTERDAAEKAELLRTLGAEEGARIPPALRAQIRQLEEEQKRRARRSLIDLLDRAMIDLLSFYRDVLVTQLGSDVPLINQAQTQQVQAMAGATAPEQSVHRMQAVGLARTRIAAGAAPLLAVEALTIALRPQG from the coding sequence GTGAGCGTGTGGACCGAGCTCGTCGGGCAGGACCGTGCCGTCGAGGTGCTCTCCGCCGCAGCATCCGAACCTGCTGCCATGACGCACGCGTGGCTCATCACTGGCCCTCCCGGCTCCGGCCGGTCGGTGGCTGCACGCGCCTTCGCCGCTGCCCTGCAAGACCCTCACGACAGCGATGGCTCCAGCCACGAGGTCCGCACGGCGCTCGCGGGAACGCACGCCGATGTCACCGTCTTCGCCACCGAGAAGGTCCAGATCAGCATCGCTGAGGCCCGCGAGCTCGTCGGGCTCGCCCAGCGTTCCCCCTCCCAGGGGCGCTGGCGGGTGATCATCGTCGAGGACGCCGACCGCATGACCGAGCGCACCGCGAACGTGCTACTCAAGGCCATCGAGGAGCCGCCGCCGCGGACCGTATGGATCCTGTGCGCCCCGAGTCCGATGGATGTGCTCGTCACGATCCGCTCCCGTTGCCGGCCCGTGAACCTACGGGTTCCTCCGGCCGAGGCGGTCGCCGACCTGCTCGTGCGCCGCGACGGCATCGACCCCGAGCTGGCCCTCACCTGCGCGCGTGCGGCACAGAGTCACATCGGCATGGCGCGCCGCCTCGCCACCCATCCGGATGCCCGCGCCTACCGGGAGAAGGTCCTCGCGGTCCCCACCTCCATCCGGGGTGTCGGCGACGCGGTGCTCGCCGCCCAGACCCTCGTCGAGGACGCGACCGAGCAATCCAAGCTCGCGACCACCGAACGTGACGCCGCCGAGAAGGCCGAGCTGCTGCGCACACTCGGGGCCGAGGAAGGAGCCCGTATCCCGCCCGCGCTGCGTGCGCAGATCCGTCAGCTGGAGGAGGAGCAGAAACGCCGAGCCCGCCGCTCTCTCATCGACCTGCTCGACCGGGCGATGATCGATCTGCTCTCCTTCTACCGGGACGTGCTCGTCACTCAGCTGGGCAGTGACGTCCCGCTCATCAACCAAGCTCAGACCCAGCAGGTGCAGGCGATGGCCGGCGCCACCGCCCCGGAGCAGTCCGTGCACCGGATGCAGGCCGTGGGACTCGCACGCACCCGCATCGCCGCCGGAGCGGCACCGTTGCTCGCCGTCGAGGCCCTCACGATCGCGTTGCGCCCACAGGGGTGA
- the tmk gene encoding dTMP kinase — MTPGLFISFEGGDGAGKTTQLNRLADWIAEATAREVVRTREPGGTAVGKTLREVLLHGTDLDPRTEALLFAADRAYHVASLVRPALERGAVVLSDRYLDSSVAYQSGGRALPPEEVEQLSLWATESLLPDLTVLLDLDPVHLAERIGDHPDRLERAGSEFHRRTRQAFLDRAAADPGRWLVVDSSRPKGEVAERIRSRVETLLEDMP, encoded by the coding sequence GTGACCCCCGGACTGTTCATCTCCTTCGAAGGCGGCGACGGCGCCGGCAAGACCACCCAGCTGAACCGCCTCGCTGACTGGATCGCGGAGGCGACTGCGCGTGAGGTGGTGCGCACCCGCGAACCGGGAGGGACCGCCGTCGGGAAGACGTTGCGCGAAGTGCTCCTGCACGGAACGGATCTAGACCCACGCACCGAGGCGCTGCTGTTCGCCGCCGATCGTGCGTACCACGTGGCATCGCTGGTCCGGCCCGCCCTGGAACGCGGGGCCGTGGTTCTCAGCGACCGCTACCTCGACTCCTCAGTCGCGTACCAGTCGGGTGGCCGCGCGCTTCCGCCCGAGGAGGTCGAGCAACTCTCCCTCTGGGCCACCGAGAGTCTGCTTCCCGATCTCACCGTGCTGCTGGACCTGGACCCGGTGCACCTGGCTGAACGAATCGGCGACCATCCCGATCGGCTCGAACGGGCGGGCAGCGAGTTCCACCGCCGCACCCGGCAGGCGTTCCTCGACCGAGCCGCCGCCGATCCGGGTCGGTGGCTCGTGGTCGACTCCTCCCGGCCGAAAGGCGAGGTGGCCGAGCGGATCCGCAGCCGGGTCGAGACGCTGCTGGAGGACATGCCGTGA
- a CDS encoding RNA polymerase sigma factor, translating to MTSNDETWFEDQFTAHVDAVHRFLLRRGAGSDAEDLCADVFATAWRRRNDVPGGHELPWLYRTAGFILANHRRKLRPVPVPEVPEDHDGAPSDPADLALADVELTEVLTALSAKDRHVLLLHAWEGLDGVALGHALGISRGGAAAALSRARSRLREAWQERVGA from the coding sequence ATGACGAGCAATGACGAGACGTGGTTCGAGGACCAGTTCACCGCCCACGTCGACGCGGTCCACCGCTTCCTGCTGCGACGTGGCGCCGGCTCCGATGCCGAGGACCTCTGCGCCGACGTCTTCGCCACCGCCTGGCGCCGTCGGAACGATGTGCCGGGCGGGCACGAGCTTCCGTGGCTCTACCGCACCGCGGGTTTCATCCTCGCCAATCACCGGCGCAAGCTCCGTCCTGTCCCGGTGCCTGAGGTCCCCGAGGATCACGACGGCGCCCCCTCCGATCCCGCCGACCTCGCCTTGGCGGACGTCGAGCTCACGGAGGTACTGACGGCGTTGAGCGCCAAGGACCGTCACGTGCTGCTGCTGCATGCGTGGGAGGGCCTGGACGGCGTCGCGCTGGGGCACGCCCTCGGCATCAGCCGTGGTGGAGCGGCGGCTGCTCTCTCCCGTGCCCGGTCTCGCTTGCGGGAGGCGTGGCAGGAACGCGTCGGGGCGTGA
- a CDS encoding alpha/beta hydrolase, which produces MVFSRARLAASAVGLALLTGCTTAAPMVQPTDTSAPVPDELEQYYTQELDWSECGTNFDCADVTVPMDYDEPDGETITIAVKTFRAADTAQGTLFVNPGGPGGSGIEMVENISSYFGSELLRNFDIVGFDPRGVGESSAVRCYDSAELEEYYSLEFDLETDQGWDDYVQALTDYGDACEANTGELIGHVDTISAARDLDVLRAVMGESTLTYLGYSYGTLLGATYADLFGDNVGRLVLDGAIDPSLSFTEVSTGQVRGFERAYRSYLEDCLAGADCPFSGTVDEAMQQTIDLVEQTRDTPVETSDPDRPVDDASLFNAITVTMYSPASWPSLTSAIDALLKDDGSQVQFLSDYALEREDDGTYPEDQGAFRAIDCLDYPVELDRQTSTANAEANEELSELFGEAFSYGEPGCATMPVASDAVREEIAAPGTPPIVVIGTTRDPATPYEWAEALAEQLESGVFIGYDGDGHTAYGAGSACVDEAVEAFLLEGLVPEDGLTC; this is translated from the coding sequence GTGGTCTTCTCCCGCGCGCGCCTCGCTGCCTCCGCCGTCGGCCTCGCACTGCTCACAGGGTGCACGACTGCCGCACCGATGGTGCAGCCCACCGACACCAGCGCACCCGTCCCGGACGAACTCGAGCAGTACTACACGCAGGAACTCGACTGGTCCGAGTGCGGGACCAACTTCGACTGTGCCGATGTCACGGTGCCCATGGACTACGACGAACCTGACGGGGAGACGATCACGATCGCCGTCAAGACCTTCCGCGCCGCCGACACGGCCCAGGGAACGCTGTTCGTCAACCCCGGTGGTCCCGGCGGCTCCGGCATCGAGATGGTCGAGAACATCAGCTCCTACTTCGGCTCGGAGCTGCTGCGCAACTTCGACATCGTCGGTTTCGACCCGCGCGGAGTGGGGGAGTCCTCTGCGGTGCGCTGCTACGACAGCGCCGAGCTCGAGGAGTACTACTCCCTGGAGTTCGACCTCGAGACCGACCAGGGGTGGGACGACTACGTCCAGGCGCTGACCGACTATGGCGACGCATGCGAGGCCAACACCGGCGAACTGATCGGCCACGTCGACACCATCAGCGCCGCGCGTGACCTCGACGTGCTGCGCGCCGTCATGGGCGAGTCGACCTTGACCTATCTGGGCTACTCCTACGGAACCTTGCTCGGCGCCACCTACGCCGACCTGTTCGGCGACAACGTCGGCCGGCTCGTCCTCGATGGAGCGATCGATCCCTCGTTGAGCTTCACCGAGGTCAGCACGGGCCAGGTCCGCGGCTTCGAACGGGCCTACCGCTCCTATCTCGAAGACTGCCTCGCCGGTGCCGACTGCCCGTTCTCCGGCACGGTCGACGAGGCCATGCAGCAGACGATCGATCTCGTCGAGCAGACACGCGACACCCCGGTCGAGACCAGCGATCCGGACCGGCCCGTCGACGACGCGTCTCTGTTCAACGCGATCACCGTCACCATGTACAGCCCGGCGTCCTGGCCGTCACTGACCAGCGCTATCGACGCGCTGCTCAAGGATGACGGTTCCCAGGTGCAGTTCCTCTCCGACTACGCGCTCGAACGCGAGGACGACGGCACCTACCCCGAGGACCAGGGTGCCTTCCGGGCAATCGACTGCCTCGACTATCCGGTCGAGCTGGACCGGCAGACCAGTACGGCGAACGCTGAGGCGAACGAGGAGCTCTCCGAGCTGTTCGGTGAGGCGTTCAGCTACGGGGAGCCCGGGTGCGCCACCATGCCCGTCGCCTCCGACGCCGTCCGGGAGGAGATCGCCGCCCCCGGTACGCCGCCGATCGTCGTCATCGGCACCACCCGCGATCCGGCCACACCGTATGAGTGGGCCGAGGCGCTCGCCGAGCAGCTCGAATCGGGCGTCTTCATCGGCTACGACGGCGACGGTCACACCGCCTATGGCGCGGGCAGCGCGTGCGTGGACGAGGCCGTCGAGGCCTTCCTGCTGGAGGGCCTCGTGCCGGAAGACGGCCTCACCTGCTGA
- a CDS encoding TetR/AcrR family transcriptional regulator, whose product MATTTSESHESEAHAQLVRALELLWHGHTPTGRGPKPGLTVEAIVDAAIDVADADGVEALSMRRIARELGVGTMSLYRYVPDKNVLLALVLDRVLAPTGEAPQPPLTWRDTLESNARSARALYLRHRWLLQVNMTRPALGPGTVAGLERTMAGLVDLPLSDKERMNVVVALEGFVTGAVREQIFYEQIAEESGLDDEAFWGAQLPFMEVAMTSGTYPTMASLSSDTFEGTWEETFDLGLTCFLDGLERRVGRG is encoded by the coding sequence ATGGCCACCACCACATCCGAGTCGCACGAGAGCGAAGCGCACGCCCAGCTCGTCCGTGCTCTGGAACTGCTCTGGCACGGCCACACACCGACCGGACGCGGCCCCAAACCGGGGCTGACCGTGGAGGCGATCGTCGACGCAGCTATCGATGTCGCTGATGCCGACGGGGTCGAGGCGCTCTCGATGCGTCGGATCGCCCGGGAGCTCGGCGTGGGCACGATGAGCCTGTACCGCTACGTCCCGGACAAGAACGTGCTCCTCGCCCTCGTGCTGGACCGGGTTCTCGCACCGACAGGTGAGGCGCCACAGCCACCTCTCACGTGGCGCGACACGTTGGAGTCCAACGCGCGCTCCGCCCGAGCCCTGTACCTGCGGCACCGATGGCTGCTTCAGGTCAACATGACGCGACCAGCGCTCGGTCCGGGCACGGTGGCTGGCCTCGAGCGGACCATGGCGGGCCTGGTCGATCTGCCGCTCAGTGACAAGGAGCGGATGAACGTGGTGGTCGCACTCGAAGGCTTCGTGACCGGCGCGGTGCGCGAGCAGATCTTCTACGAGCAGATCGCTGAGGAGTCCGGACTCGACGACGAGGCCTTCTGGGGAGCCCAGTTGCCGTTCATGGAGGTTGCGATGACATCCGGGACCTACCCGACGATGGCCTCGCTGAGCAGCGACACCTTCGAAGGAACCTGGGAGGAGACGTTCGATCTGGGCCTGACCTGCTTCCTCGACGGGTTGGAGCGACGGGTCGGTCGGGGATAG